The DNA segment TCACTTACACTACCATTCTGAGTCCCGTTCATAGTTTTTTCTCTGTGAGGGACGAAGAATCTGAACGTAATTTCAATGAGTTATAGTAACTCAGACTCTTCGCTTCGCTCAGAGTGACGGGGATTCATCTAAATCACGTTTTCTTTCATCACTTTTGCCACAGCTTCAGCGCGTGATGAAACGTGGAGTTTTTCGTAGATATTATGGAGGTGGAAACGAACTGTGTGAACGCTGACGAACAATTTATCTGCAATGGATTTGTAACTATGCCCTTCCGTCAACTCCTTTAAAACGTCAATCTCACGATCCGAAAGTTCATAGTCTGTCGATTTCTTTTTTTGCGGCATTTGGAAATAGTTCAGCACTTTTCGTGCGATCTCACCGCTCATGGGAGCTCCCCCTTCATATGCATCACTAATCGCCTGGAGAAATTTTGCTGTAGGGGTTTTCTTTAACAAGTACCCAACGGCACCAGCACGCAACGATTGAAAAATATTTTCATCGTCGGCGTACACTGTCTGCATAACAAACTGTACTTTAGGATATTGTATTTTTAATTCGCGTACGCATTCAATCCCCGATTTTCCTGGAAGGCCGATATCCATCAGTACAACATCCGGTTGTGTTTCAGCAATTCCGTGTAAAGCTTCGGAGTAATTTTTATATGCACCTGTGAGCTCGTATCCGTCGGTTTGTTGAATAATCCAGCTTAGTCCATTGCGGATTTCTTCATCGTCATCAACAATGGCAACGTGGATTACTTTGAATTTAGGTTGTTTTTCAGTCATACTGTTTTTCTACGAGATAAATTACAACAAGTGCTGATAGTTTTCAACTGAACATATAGTCAGTAGTCAATTCGAACACAATGGTAAACAACGTTCACTTTTGTTTCTATCTGTGCAGAGGAATTGTCGCAAAGACTGTTGTCCCTTTTCCCTTGTTAGAATTCAGCGTAAACAGGCCTCCGATCTTTTCGATTCTCAGTCTCATGTTCGTCAATCCGTTCATCCGAGAAAGTTCATTGATATCGAATCCCTTACCGTCGTCGCTGATTTCTATGACAAGATCCTGTTTAACAGCATTGATTGAGACAGCAACATTCTTCGCATTCGAATGGCGCACAACATTGGTCAACGCTTCTTTTACTACTAACAACACAGCACGGATACTGTCTGAACCAACTTTTAATTTATCCAAATCATCGGAGACCGTAAGTTGTAGTTCGATCTCTTTCGCTTCACACACTTCCACCGCAAAGGTTTGAACGCGGTGTAACAAGCGCTCCATGGAACTATTCGTTGGATCAATCGACCAGACAACATCACTCATCGCATCAACCAGCTCACGCGAGATCGCTCCGACTTTTTCGGTCAATGATGGAACTGTAAACTGCAGATCGGTCTGTTTCTTCTCAGAAATCGACTGACGATGAATCATGTCCGACAATAATGCAATTCTCGTCAATCCCGAACCGATGTCATCGTGCAAGTCTGCCGCAATGCGTGAACGAATTTTTTCGATCTCCAGCAAACGGCGCACCCGAACACGTTCAATGGCTGCAAGAACTCCCAACGCCGCCGCAATCATAAGAGAAATAAACCACCACCTCATCCACAACGGCGTGGCAATACTCACAGATAGAATTGACGAAACTTCGCTTGGTTTCCCCTCCTGATTGAGTGCACGGACTGCAAAAATATAATTGCCGGGACTGAGATGCGCGTATGTCACTGAACGATTTGTTGTGGCAATGTGCCACTCTTCTTCCAGCGGTTCAAGCTTGTATTGGAAGCGGAGAGCACCTGTGTTGCGGAACGAAATGGCCGTATAATCAATCGTGATTGTATTCTCTGTAGAGGAAAGTTCGATGTCGTTTGTTACGCGCCGTTGATTGCCATTGACGAAGATGGACGTAAAGAGTACTTGTGGAA comes from the Bacteroidota bacterium genome and includes:
- a CDS encoding response regulator transcription factor; this encodes MTEKQPKFKVIHVAIVDDDEEIRNGLSWIIQQTDGYELTGAYKNYSEALHGIAETQPDVVLMDIGLPGKSGIECVRELKIQYPKVQFVMQTVYADDENIFQSLRAGAVGYLLKKTPTAKFLQAISDAYEGGAPMSGEIARKVLNYFQMPQKKKSTDYELSDREIDVLKELTEGHSYKSIADKLFVSVHTVRFHLHNIYEKLHVSSRAEAVAKVMKENVI